DNA from Syntrophorhabdus sp.:
ATTGGGGCGGAGGACCTCGCTGAAGCCGAGGTACTTTCTGCCGCCGCCGCAGCCGATGGAGTCGACGTTGAAAGCGAGAGAACGGCCTCGTGCCGCCCGTGTGATGTCGGCGAGGATGCAGCGATGCTCCTCCAGGCTCTTCGGCCCTTTCACGATGGCGGCGCCGGCCTCGTCATCACTGTAAAAGAAGACCACGGGCAGAGAAGCACCGGGGAAGTACTTCTCCCAAAGCTTCAGGAATCGTTCCTTGAATTGCATGTTCATGAATGACCTCCTCCTTTTTTAGAAGACGGTTTTAAGTTTTAGGTTTTAGGTTTTAAGCCGAAGCAAGGGTGATTCATGCAGATCCTGGCACTTAAAACTTAACACTTAAAACTTAAAACCGTTTTCCATTCTATCACGTTTCTTCCGGTGTCCAAAGTCCTTCTTGACAACGGTGGTCCACTTATCTAATATGTCACGTACCTGTTCATCAAACAGACCCCTTTTCGCTTGAGAAAGAGCCGGTCAGAGGCGAGAGTAGACTGGAAATGAGAAGATACCTGTTCTGTGTACTGGCGGTGTTTCTGATGATCGTCGGGAGTGACCTCTTTGCCCAGGAGGCGCCCATCAGGCCGGGCGAGCCCCTCAACCTGGAGAGGGCCATAGACATCGGTCTTAAGATGAACCCAGCCATCATGGGCTTCCAGTATACGATGAAGGCGCGCGAGGCCCAGCTCGGGCAGGCGCGGGCAGGTTATCTCCCGAAGGTCGACGGCTCGGCGGGGTTCACGCGCAACTTCGAGGTGAACAATACCCGTGACCCTTATTACGGGGCCCTTCTCGACCAGTACAACCAGAATGTCGCCAACGTGAGCCTCAAGCAGATGATCTTCGATTTCTGGAGGACGCCAACGAGTGTGAATATCGGAAGGCTCAACGTGGAATCGTCCCGCCGCGATATCGACAACAGCATGAACACCGTTGCCAACACGGTGAAGTCCTCCTACTACGGGGTCCTGAAGGCCAAGCGTTCGCGGGACGTCAACCTGGAGGTTGTCGGGCAATACGCGAAGCATTACCGCGTAGCCGTCGTCTTTTTCGAGGCGGGCAAGAAGCCGAAGTACGATGTTACGAAGGCCGAACTCGACCTTTCCAACGCGAAACTGAACCTCATCGGAGCCGAGAATGACCTCAAGGTCGCCTGGGTGAACCTCAACAACGCCATGGGCATAGACGGCGACGCGGACTATGCCATCCACGACAGTCTTGACTTCGACAGGTACGAGATCTCCCTGGAGGATGCACTGAAAACCGCCTACGAGACGCGGCCCGACCTCAAGTCCCTGGAGGCCCAGAGGGAGTCCGCCGAAAAGGCCGTTGCCCGGGCGAAGCAGGAATACTATCCGCAGATCAATGGTAACGCCCAGT
Protein-coding regions in this window:
- a CDS encoding DUF169 domain-containing protein; this translates as MNMQFKERFLKLWEKYFPGASLPVVFFYSDDEAGAAIVKGPKSLEEHRCILADITRAARGRSLAFNVDSIGCGGGRKYLGFSEVLRPN
- a CDS encoding TolC family protein, with the translated sequence MRRYLFCVLAVFLMIVGSDLFAQEAPIRPGEPLNLERAIDIGLKMNPAIMGFQYTMKAREAQLGQARAGYLPKVDGSAGFTRNFEVNNTRDPYYGALLDQYNQNVANVSLKQMIFDFWRTPTSVNIGRLNVESSRRDIDNSMNTVANTVKSSYYGVLKAKRSRDVNLEVVGQYAKHYRVAVVFFEAGKKPKYDVTKAELDLSNAKLNLIGAENDLKVAWVNLNNAMGIDGDADYAIHDSLDFDRYEISLEDALKTAYETRPDLKSLEAQRESAEKAVARAKQEYYPQINGNAQYNFAGSQYPLGQGWYAGVALSVNLFDGLSTTNKVAEAQANKQSVDAKISAMKLQITLDVKQAWLALIKARQTIETTNVQIRQATENLEIANLRYDAGLATPLEVTDATVTYSQAKLANISALFDYKVARANMEKAMGSR